The following proteins are co-located in the Psilocybe cubensis strain MGC-MH-2018 chromosome 5, whole genome shotgun sequence genome:
- a CDS encoding Putative protein YpgQ (Uncharacterized protein YpgQ) translates to MYPNLQEKAVVDAAEKIMIETMKRYDPSHDRHHVERVRKTALSLARNINPTPDLLIVEIAALLHDVLDKKYVSPEEAADPYNFFLPFFQEMSEQHGLDLIQDGRAKIITRVIENVSWTTENKLRAAGEWSTWHDQCVELHCVQDADRLDAIGAFGIMRCAAYGTVINRPLHTAPGDPEYEHATIHHFYDKLVKIRDRLKTVPGKKLGVKRHQVLLDFLASVDEEAGGKIE, encoded by the exons ATGTACCCCAATCTTCAAGAGAAAGCTGTCGTTGACGCCGCAGAGAAGATCATGATAGAAACAATGAAGAGGTACGACCCTTCACACGACAGACACCATG TGGAACGAGTTCGTAAAACTGCCCTGTCGTTAGCACGAAACATAAACCCTACCCCAGATCTGTTGATCGTAGAAATCG CTGCATTACTGCATGATGTTCTAGACAAAAAATACGTGTCTCCCGAAGAGGCTGCCGATCCTTATAATTTCTTCCTACCCTTTTTTCAGGAGATGTCTGAACAACATGGACTCGATCTGATCCAGGATGGCAGGGCCAAAATTATAACTAGGGTAATTGAGAACGTTTCGTGGACAACTGAAAACAAACTCAGAGCTGCCGGTGAATGGTCAACTTGGCACGACCAGTGTGTGGAGCTTCATTGTGTCCAAGACGCGGATAGACTCGATGCTATAGGCGCTTTTG GTATCATGAGGTGTGCTGCATATGGCACTGTGATAAATCG GCCCCTCCACACGGCTCCCGGCGACCCCGAATATGAGCATGCAACCATACACCATTTCTATGATAAGTTAGTGAAAATTCGCGACCGACTCAAAACAGTCCCCGGAAAAAAATTAGGGGTCAAACGGCACCAAGTG CTCTTGGACTTCCTTGCTTCTGTAGACGAAGAGGCTGGCGGAAAAATAGAGTGA